The Jannaschia sp. GRR-S6-38 genomic interval GGGAAAGCCGCGGCGCCGAACCCGGCCCGAAGGGCCATCCCGGTCTCTACCACACGGCCTTCCTCTATCCCGACCGCGCGGCGCTCGGCGCGGCGGTCAAGCGGGCGAAGGCGGCCGGGGTGGCGCTGACCGGCGCCGCCGATCACGGCGTCAGCGAGGCGGTCTATCTCGACGATCCGGACGGCAACGGGGTCGAGCTCTACCGCGACCGCGCGCCCGGGGACTGGCCGCGCGACGCCGATGGCGAACTCGAGATGGTCAATGACTGGCTCGACGTCGAGGCGCTGCTGGCCGAGGCCGAGGACTAACCAGACCCGTCCCAAAAGCGAAAGGGCGCCCCGCGAGGCGCCCTTCCTGTCTGCCGAGGCCGCCGCTCTCAGGCGGTGGCGTATTTGCGGATCTCTCCGGCCTTCAGCCGCGCGCCGTAGGAGGTCAGCTCGATGCGAACCAGCTTCATCAGGAAGTAGAGCGCGAAGATGTTGACCACGGCCATGGCGAAGATCGCCGCGTCCGAGAAGTCGATCACCGGCCCGAGGCTCGCCGCCGCGCCGATCACGATGAAGACGCAGAAGATCAGCTTGAAGACAAGCTCCGTCGTCTTCCCCTCGCCGAAGAGATAGGTCCAAGCCTTCAGCCCATAATAGCTCCACGAGATCATCGTCGAGAAGGCGAAGAGGATCACCGCAATGGCCAGCACGTAGGGGAACCACGAGATCGAGGACCCGAAGGCCGCCGAGGTCAGCGCCACGCCGGACGTGTCGCCCACCGTCGCGATGGCCGTGCCCGCCTCGTTGAGCAGGAAGTTGCCCGTCGCCTCGTCCATGATGAGCTGGCCCGAGATGGTGATGACAAGCGCCGTCATCGTGCAGATGACGACCGTGTCGATCAGCGGCTCGAGCAGCGAGACGAAGCCCTCGGTGATCGGCTCCTTGGTGCGCACCGCCGAGTGGGCGATGGCCGCCGAGCCGACGCCCGCCTCGTTCGAGAAGGCCGCCCGCTTGAAGCCCTGGATCAGCGCGCCGACGAAGCCGCCTGCCACGCCGAGGCCGGTGAAGGCGCCCGCGAAGATCTGGCCGAAGGCCGCGCCGATCATGTCGTAGTTCACGATCAGGATGATGAGGGCCGCGCCGACATACATGATGCCCATGAACGGCACGACCTTCTCGGTCACCTTGGCGATGGACTTGATGCCGCCGACGATCACCGCGAAGACCACCGCGGCGAAGACAAGGCCGGTGATCCAGCCCGGAAAATCGCCCACGATCCCCGAGATCTGCGCATGCGCCTGGTTGGCCTGGAACATGTTGCCCCCGCCCAGCGCGCCCAGGATGCAGAAGACCGAGAACAGGATCGCGAGGATCCGGCCGCCCGGCAGGCCCAGCTCGTCGAAGCCCTTCTGCATGTAATACATCGGCCCGCCCGAGACGGTGCCGTCGGGATACTCGTTGCGGTATTTCACGCCCAGCGTGCACTCGGTGAATTTCGACGCCATGCCCAGCAGGCCTGCGAGGATCATCCAGAACGTGGCCCCCGGCCCGCCGATGCCGACGGCCACCGCGACGCCCGCGATGTTGCCCAAGCCCACGGTGCCCGACAGGGCGGTCGCAAGCGCTTGGAAGTGGCTGACCTCGCCCGCGTCGTCGGGATCGGAGTAGTCGCCCTTCACCAGCGCGATGGAATGGCCGAAGAAGCGGAACTGCACGAAGCCGAAATAGAGCGTGAAGACCGTCGCCGCGACCACCAGCCACATCACGATCCACGGGAATTCCGTACCCGGGAAGGGTGCGAAGATCAGGCTGACGAAGGGGCCCGTCGCGCTGGCGAAGATCTCGTTGACCTGCTGGTCCAGCGTCAGAGCCTCCGACGGGGTCGTCGCCTCCTGCGCGCGGGCGGCAGCGGTCATGAGCGTCAATGCGAGCGGTGCGCCCGCGAGTTTCTTGAAGATGTCCATGCGATGTTCCTTCACGCCACGACGGTCACGGGCACCGAAGCGCTCATGACCAGGTTGGAAGTGGAGCTGCCGAAGACGCGCTGCGCGAAGCCGCCTTCGGAGGAGCGGGCGACGACGATTTGCGAGGCGCCCTTGTCCTTGCAGACGCGATTGAGGGTCTGCGCCACGTCGCCGTGCCGCACGATCCCTTCGGCTTTCATGCCGCCATCGGTGAGCTTCTTGACCGCCGGGTCGATGATCCGGTCATGGGCGAGCTTCAGCTCCTCCTCCCGGCGCTTGTGACGCTCGGCATTCTCCTCCGGGGTCTGGAACGAAAACGGCGACCATTCGACGACATAGACCACGATCAATTCGCAGTCGCCGATCAACTCGGCCAGGTGCCTGGCATGCGCCAGCGCCCGTTCTCCCGATGCGTGGCCGTCCAGGCCCACCACGAGCTTTGTTGTCATGACTGTCCTCTCTCCTGTCCGCTTTCGCCCCTTCGAGAGGCGGCGGAGGCTGTTGGAGACCGGATTCGACCGGCCCCTAAGTTACCCTAGGGGAAAGGATGTCATAAAGCGCGCATCATTGTTGCGAGGCCCCGGAACGCAGCGGGGCGGCCCCGAAGGACCGCCCCGACGCCGTGGCGAAGCCCGTGCGCCTCAGTGTCCGAGGATCTGGCTCAGGAACAGCTTGGTGCGCTCGTTCTGCGGGTTCTTGAAGAAGGATTCCGGCTCGTTCTGTTCGACGATCTGGCCGGCATCCATGAAGATGACGCGGTTGGCGACCTGGCGCGCGAAGCCCATCTCGTGGGTCACGCAGAGCATCGTCATCCCCTCCTCGGCGAGCTGGATCATCGTATCCAGCACCTCCTTGATCATCTCGGGGTCGAGGGCCGAGGTCGGCTCGTCGAACAGCATGATGCGGGGCCGCATGCAGAGGCTTCGCGCGATGGCGACCCGCTGCTGCTGACCGCCCGAGAGTTGGCCGGGATACTTGTCAGCCTGCTCGGGGATCTTGACCTTCTCGAGGAAGTGCATCGCCGTCTCTTCCGCCTCCCGCTTAGGGATCTTGCGGACCCAGATCGGGGCCAGCGTGCAGTTCTCCATGATCGTCAGGTGCGGGAAGAGGTTGAAGTGCTGGAAGCACATCCCGACTTCGGAGCGGATCCGGTCGATGTTCTTGAGATCCGACGATAGCGGGGTGCCGTCGACGACGATCGACCCCTGCTGGTGCTCCTCGAGCGCGTTGATGCAGCGGATCAGCGTCGACTTGCCCGAGCCCGAGGGCCCGCAGATCACGATCCGCTCGCCCCGCTGCACGGTCAGGTCGATATCGCGCAGCACGTGGAACGACCCGTACCACTTGTTCATGTTCTTGATTTCGATGGCCACCTCGTCGGAGACGGTCATGCCCTGCGGATTGGTGTCAGCCATAGCCATGGTTCAGGCCCCCTCAGTGATGGTCGGTCTGCAGCTGGCGTTCGAGCCACTGCGAGTATTGCGAAATGCCGTAGCAGACGACGAAGAACAGAACGCAGGCCGCGGCCCACAGCTCCCAGTAGACGCCCACCCAGTCGGTCGAGGACAGGATCGGTCCGCGGATCATCCCCACGAGGTCGAACATCGAAATGATCGAGACCAGCGTGGTGTCCTTGAACAGACCCACCGCCACGTTGACGATGCCCGGGATCGAGATCTTCAGCGCCTGCGGCAGGATCACGAGCTGCATCGCCTGCGCATAGTCGAGCCCGAGGCTGTCGGCGGCCTCGTACTGACCCTTCGGTAGCGCGGCCAGGCCGCCGCGGATCACCTCGGCGATATAGGCCGATGCGAAGAGCGTGATCATGATGATCACCCGCAGGATCAGGTCGAAATTCGTCCCCGGCGGCAGGAAGTAGGCCAGCACCACGTTCGCCACGAAGAGCAGCGTGATCAGCGGCACGCCGCGCACGAACTCGATGAAGATCACGCAGACATATTTGATAAGCGGCATGCGCGACTGCCGGCCCAGCGCCAGGAGGATGCCGATGGGCAGCGACAGGGACACGCAGACGATGCCGAGGATCAGGTTCAGCATGAAGCCGCCCATGTTCCGGCTCTCCACCGGCTCGAGCGCCAGCAGGTTCGGGAAGGCCGCGGTGACGAAGCCGCCCAGCCACCAGGTCGCGGCGGCGCCCAC includes:
- a CDS encoding VOC family protein; this encodes MTAPTLGHVHLKVADLDRSIAFYRDVVGLQVTQRYGRGAAFLSGDGYHHHLGLNVWESRGAEPGPKGHPGLYHTAFLYPDRAALGAAVKRAKAAGVALTGAADHGVSEAVYLDDPDGNGVELYRDRAPGDWPRDADGELEMVNDWLDVEALLAEAED
- a CDS encoding alanine/glycine:cation symporter family protein — translated: MTAAARAQEATTPSEALTLDQQVNEIFASATGPFVSLIFAPFPGTEFPWIVMWLVVAATVFTLYFGFVQFRFFGHSIALVKGDYSDPDDAGEVSHFQALATALSGTVGLGNIAGVAVAVGIGGPGATFWMILAGLLGMASKFTECTLGVKYRNEYPDGTVSGGPMYYMQKGFDELGLPGGRILAILFSVFCILGALGGGNMFQANQAHAQISGIVGDFPGWITGLVFAAVVFAVIVGGIKSIAKVTEKVVPFMGIMYVGAALIILIVNYDMIGAAFGQIFAGAFTGLGVAGGFVGALIQGFKRAAFSNEAGVGSAAIAHSAVRTKEPITEGFVSLLEPLIDTVVICTMTALVITISGQLIMDEATGNFLLNEAGTAIATVGDTSGVALTSAAFGSSISWFPYVLAIAVILFAFSTMISWSYYGLKAWTYLFGEGKTTELVFKLIFCVFIVIGAAASLGPVIDFSDAAIFAMAVVNIFALYFLMKLVRIELTSYGARLKAGEIRKYATA
- a CDS encoding universal stress protein; its protein translation is MTTKLVVGLDGHASGERALAHARHLAELIGDCELIVVYVVEWSPFSFQTPEENAERHKRREEELKLAHDRIIDPAVKKLTDGGMKAEGIVRHGDVAQTLNRVCKDKGASQIVVARSSEGGFAQRVFGSSTSNLVMSASVPVTVVA
- a CDS encoding amino acid ABC transporter ATP-binding protein; its protein translation is MAMADTNPQGMTVSDEVAIEIKNMNKWYGSFHVLRDIDLTVQRGERIVICGPSGSGKSTLIRCINALEEHQQGSIVVDGTPLSSDLKNIDRIRSEVGMCFQHFNLFPHLTIMENCTLAPIWVRKIPKREAEETAMHFLEKVKIPEQADKYPGQLSGGQQQRVAIARSLCMRPRIMLFDEPTSALDPEMIKEVLDTMIQLAEEGMTMLCVTHEMGFARQVANRVIFMDAGQIVEQNEPESFFKNPQNERTKLFLSQILGH
- a CDS encoding amino acid ABC transporter permease, yielding MSDTHAQSVAFVRETEIPPAPPPVTETGAVKWVRENLFSGPFNTIMTLLGLYVVYWLLSGLIPWIVNGTWEGSSIRDCREIIGDTGGGCFAVLGERWNQLLFGFEYPSELYWRPTLAFVLLFIAVPQVLFINLPRKLLILTALYPFLAYWLIWGGSLLIPTFALLGLAVGYLAFQRGEHVNFAAGLAAFVVGAAATWWLGGFVTAAFPNLLALEPVESRNMGGFMLNLILGIVCVSLSLPIGILLALGRQSRMPLIKYVCVIFIEFVRGVPLITLLFVANVVLAYFLPPGTNFDLILRVIIMITLFASAYIAEVIRGGLAALPKGQYEAADSLGLDYAQAMQLVILPQALKISIPGIVNVAVGLFKDTTLVSIISMFDLVGMIRGPILSSTDWVGVYWELWAAACVLFFVVCYGISQYSQWLERQLQTDHH